The sequence atcgATTAAGGTATATCTATTACTGAACAGGAAAAACataacagaaatataaaaacttttaatattccTAGCAATATTAATAGCGATGGATAATGATGTCATGATCTGCTTCACAAAAAATCCAAATACACGTTATTTACAAAAGCAAGGTTCAATTTGGGCATAATAACTAAATGACATTGCGAAATAATTGGATATTCGTACCAATTTCCAACCATTGGTCTGGATATCCTGCATCCAGTCGCCCGTAACGAATAGCTTCGCGGAATGCGTGCAGCAGAATCGTGGCCAGACAAAATGCTGGTTCGCCAGTCGCTGTAAAATCCGAATTAcgaatgtaatgtttttttttttgtcttaaaagAGTTGTAGcgatgccccaaattaattaaaggaATTACTAATTTGTGTTAAGGGTAGAGACGACAATGCCCAAGGGATTAGATTCGATCCTGCGATTTTacacatcgctaggcggcccgtcaACCATTGCGCTATTACGTTTATATTGCGCATACGAAGGAGGTTtgatatagttaatttttttatagaaattaaatgCAGAaagctaaaagtatttaaaacatgtgaaaaaaaaactacgtaCCAATGATAACGTACGTTATGTCaaactaaataaatcaataatgcGTTTTAGACACTTCTTGAGATTTGATGAATAACAGTCGAATTTTGGCCAAAAGCTGATCATTAGTGCtaattacattacaaaactATTTAGTACATTGTGTGTGTGGTACATCTGTTTTTATAGTCTATATAAAGCATAAAATATGACCTTTAAATTGACAGGTGGAATCTtccgttttttgtttttaaagattcTACTAAGGTCTTGACgttgaatttaattatgtacttgTATTCGATGTGCTCGATTGAAATCAGCAAAaagatttagaatatttatagaattattttagtatacatttttaatataaagtaccaAAACATAGAACACTAATTCGAATTGAATCTCCAATCATTTCTAAGAAACATAATTTTGAGCATCTACACTGAATCTATTAACTGAGATAATGAAGATGTAATGTCTTTACAGTTGTAAATAAAGGCTATACACCTTTGGATTGAAGTACGCCGTATTCATTTCCGGCATTTTTGCGAAAGTAAATCCTCATGTCAGCAGGAATATCTTTCATCCCTGGCGGCTTATAATTCCAGGTGCGGTTTGTCAGGAGTTCTCCAGTTGTCTGATCGTAGACAAGATTTTCTGAAGTCCAGTAGCCTATTCCCATAACAAAGGCGCCTTCGATCTTTAAATAGGTTAAATCAATCTTAATCATCATCTTTAATTGTTGGAGCTGgagttattaataaacttattagtCGCATGATCTCATGATACGAAACTTCCCTTTAATagacttttataaaattctgaCACGACAGACAACCGAAGAGGTTTAATTATAacactttcattttattaaccTTAGCGATCTTTGTATCAGGtagttaaagtaaatattttaaatttgtaaaagttTTCCTAAAAGTAATATTCCAAAAGTAATTTACCTGACCAACGTCTAATGTAGGACTTATACTTCTCCCTGTATCTTCAAGTATATCAACTCTTCTTATATCGTGGTTACCTGTTAACATGTCGAGTTCAATTTCTACTGCACAAACTGCGTACACATTATACGGTTTTAAATCATCTTTCTGTGAATACATATAGGATGCTTGTAAGTCAACGCCCTCTTCATATGCTTTAGAAATAAGTTCTTCCCAAGAAAACGTTCCTGTCTCTTTTATTGGAGCAAATCTTTCTAAAAGTATTTCACATGCCTTTATTGTTGCAAATGCAATACATTCACTACCAATACTAGCACCAGTGAACATTGCATTCGGTGAGATATAACTAGTACTAGGTCTgacgataatttttttcaaaggtATCCCTAGTTTATAGGCACATACTTGAGCTATCTTTGTATTTAAGCCTTGCCCCATTGCGGCACCCCCGTGATGGATGGTGAGAGTAGCATCACCATGGTATATGGATACAATGGAATTATAATTGCCAAAATAGTAGACACCAAATGTAATtggcattatttttaatgctcTTTTTCTCCATCTGTTTTGttcattgtattgtattacGTCTTTTGTACGTGATTCATATTCTGAGTCTATCTTCAATTGATTTATCATTTCTGGTAATGGATTATCTTCTGAAACCATGTTTAATAGACGGACTTCTATGGGGTCCTTTCCCAGGCCATACGCAATATATTCCATTATATTTTCTATCATTGCAATTCCCTCTGTTGATGctgtaaatagtaaaattttatttacaaaaagttacaatatatattaaaatatgcaattataagtgaattttaatagatattttgtttACGGACATGGTGATCTGCAGTAAGTATTAGATGCAGTGTCGGTTATAATACTGTTGGCTTCGATTTTCCACCTTTTCGATTCGTAGCAGCTGTAAAAATGCTTAATTGTTGTCTCagaaataatttcattgaatgaGTATCCACAATCTTGATAAAATGTGTTCTTAAGGTACTGAATTAGTCCATCTTCGTTAACACCGACCTGAGTTTTAGgcgattgaaataaaatcttgttAGTAAATTCAATtcactttatattttgaatacaagtaacgttgttacttttttataatgatttaatactttttatttttattgatatttttgtagCACACGGACATATCCGTttctttggtgcatccgatctttaatttatgtttcttttttttagtgTGCCGTCATATATTTAGTACCACGCgtctataataaataaggcTGTAACTTCATCGTTAGTTCAAATAGTTCATGTTCGATTCCAATTTGCGACTAATATTACCGATCATAAAATGATTACTATGAGTGCATGAATACATTTCTCGAAATAACGATATGTTTCACCATAAATTTGTTTTcgactaatatttcttacctcGAACTTACTATTCGTTGGCAACCTTTTTCCAATAGATTTCATGCTGGTTGTCAAAGGCAATATGAACCTGCATGGTTTCCCTTGTAAGTGTGTTACCAAGGCTGCAGCACAAGCAATTTGAGTGGATCTTGATATTTTACCGCCATATCCTCCGCCTAATCTTAGGACTATAACGTTAActctgaaaataattattttcaaatatattctactttagctatgaatatattaatataatataattttcaaaacattttacaaaacatttctATGTTACGGATCGAAAGAGTTCAGACATTAGTTCAGTATAATCACTCCTAAATTTCCCGATTGAAAAATCAAGTTAGCTTATATTGCCCCGACAAAATTTTTTAATCCATGTTGTGAGTATCAGCGGTCTTATATGCTAGTCACTAGGTTGACGAGGCAATTACCAACGTACTAACTGTAAGtccgtaataatataataatcatgtctcctaaaatacttaaatgtacGACTATGAAGtgaacttaaatttaaataaggaaaaagAAGAATTTCTTAACGAGGCACTACAAactatttatgattaaaatgttttactttaccTATTAACAGGAATTTTAAGACACTGCGTAACTGCAATATTTATCAAATCTAGCCATTGTGCTGATGAATAAATATCCAACCCATCTTCAACTGGTATAGCTACGCATGTTTGCGGTTCCATATAAAAGTGGTATTGACCTCTCAATTTGAACTCTCGGCTCAATACTTGTTTAACATCGTTCCCTATATCAGTCGGTTCTATAGTTTCATTTTTCATCAATCTTTCATTTATTTCACTTGATATAAGTACATCATCCATTGTCAGCAATGGCTTTTTCGTGTTAACAagagaatatataattttaacgaagTGAGCAGCTTTTTGAGCTGTTTTTTCCCGATCAGCTACAATTATTCCAACTGGTTGTCCACAGAACATAACTTTTCCGGAACATAATATTTCCTCATCAGCAGTCATAAGAGCGATATTTTTTGGAGTAAAAGTGTTATTTCCCGGTATATCCTTTGCAGTGTAAAATGCACTTACTCCTGGAATTTTCTAAGAtgataaaagattaatattattttttgttctaatTTACATTCATGTAAACATAggtatatgttttttgtttaaaatatacatatttaaaaaacaggTAGAGTAAATTATGCTCTTAAGtcgtttcaaaatatatgtatatgttatcaTGGTTACTTTTACccaaaatataacttacaaatGCTTCAGATGTATCAAAACCACTTATAATACTTCCAGCGCTAACATCTGCTGTTACAAACGCTGCAAAAACTTCATCAACTATAGACGGAACATCATTTGAAAATATGGCTTCACCGGCACATTGTAATACTGCTTCCATTTTCGGCATAGGTTGAGTTAAGGGCCAAATACTTTCGTCTGTTTCAAAACTTTGACTGCCTTTTGATACCTCTCTCTTTATAACTTGACCACCTGATTTGTATATTGgatttactttttcatttggACATAAACTTAATATTGCCTGTAATCATTATAGCTTTAAACaatttgctataaaaaaattcCTTTAggtataaagaaaattatagtgGATGTCATCCACCtcgtaataacaataatagatG comes from Vanessa tameamea isolate UH-Manoa-2023 chromosome 15, ilVanTame1 primary haplotype, whole genome shotgun sequence and encodes:
- the LOC113399655 gene encoding uncharacterized protein LOC113399655 codes for the protein MAEIIFKINEVEHKIDAKFGPDYTLNEFIRKIANLRGTKAMCHEGGCGACVVNVRAPLPPSNEVRTFAVNSCLVSILSCHGWEITTVESIGNKRTGYHEIQKRLASFSGTQCGYCSPGFVMSMYSLYQAKNQKITTEEVENSFASNICRCTGYRPIADAFKSLAQDANNDLLNQVVDVEDLNTIKSCSYSQTELHEYNILDNIDEKTDDLNIDTNNYNDELSWCILEKTNKEMFTIESDSFKWYKAYNLDDVFKAMQNDGEYKLIAGNTGQGVLPDSEYPMNVIDIFNVSELKEHTLDVNLIIGAGMTISEAMNIFLKMSENEDFFYLKELYNHLDLVAHIPVRNIGTIGGNLMLKHTDNKFQSDLFLIIETVGGMVTIGEGVTKSNIISLPDFLRTDMKRKIILNIMLPPFSQSCSLKTFKIMPRAQNAHAIINAGFLLKFQHNSNLIEKATIVYGGISQSFIHAEKSEAILVGRDPYTNETLQLVLKNLKEELQPEENYPEPTAAFRKMLALALFYKAILSLCPNEKVNPIYKSGGQVIKREVSKGSQSFETDESIWPLTQPMPKMEAVLQCAGEAIFSNDVPSIVDEVFAAFVTADVSAGSIISGFDTSEAFKIPGVSAFYTAKDIPGNNTFTPKNIALMTADEEILCSGKVMFCGQPVGIIVADREKTAQKAAHFVKIIYSLVNTKKPLLTMDDVLISSEINERLMKNETIEPTDIGNDVKQVLSREFKLRGQYHFYMEPQTCVAIPVEDGLDIYSSAQWLDLINIAVTQCLKIPVNRVNVIVLRLGGGYGGKISRSTQIACAAALVTHLQGKPCRFILPLTTSMKSIGKRLPTNSKFEVGVNEDGLIQYLKNTFYQDCGYSFNEIISETTIKHFYSCYESKRWKIEANSIITDTASNTYCRSPSSTEGIAMIENIMEYIAYGLGKDPIEVRLLNMVSEDNPLPEMINQLKIDSEYESRTKDVIQYNEQNRWRKRALKIMPITFGVYYFGNYNSIVSIYHGDATLTIHHGGAAMGQGLNTKIAQVCAYKLGIPLKKIIVRPSTSYISPNAMFTGASIGSECIAFATIKACEILLERFAPIKETGTFSWEELISKAYEEGVDLQASYMYSQKDDLKPYNVYAVCAVEIELDMLTGNHDIRRVDILEDTGRSISPTLDVGQIEGAFVMGIGYWTSENLVYDQTTGELLTNRTWNYKPPGMKDIPADMRIYFRKNAGNEYGVLQSKATGEPAFCLATILLHAFREAIRYGRLDAGYPDQWLEIDAPCTVENIFMACDHKIEHFLLN